CGACTTTTACGCAGGCCCCGCCACCCTGCATCCGGTAGACGAGGCCAACTTTGCCGCCACGTTTGACGCTGCGCTCGCCCGTTCACCCTTTTTGCGCGCGCTGGCGCTGGAATGCGAGGGCGCCCTGGTGGGCTACATGCTGCTCTCCTTTACCTGGAGCAACGAGGTGGGCGGGCTGTGCGTGCTGCTGGAGGAAATCTACATCAAGCAGGAGGCGCGCGGGGCGCACCTGGGCTCGCAGTGCATCACCTGGCTTTTGGATACCTACAGAGCGCGGGCCAAGCGCTTCCGCCTGGAGGTCTCGCCGGATAACGGGGCCGTGGCGGGGCTCTACGCCCGCTTTGGCTTTGCCCCGCTGACCTACAGCCAGATGGTGCTGGATGTGTAACTGTTTTTGATGGCAAGCGCACGAATGTGCGCAGAGCACCAAACATACACCTGGCAATCTGCCTGCGCGGAGGTATGGAAATCCTACGGTTGTTTGTGACGGCCCTTTTTAAAGCCCGCTTCCAGGCTCCTGCGCTGCGCCTTGCGCAGCGCTTTTTTTTGTGCGTCCGGTATGACAATGCGTATGCCGTCCTGACAAATGCCCAAAGCATCCAGTGTGATGTGCGTGAAGCGGCATGTGCGTTTTCTATCATAAATGCAATCATCATTATCACAATGCACCTGCATGAAAACCACCGGATTTTCTATCTTGTCTCACTTTTACAACCGATTGCAGCGCAACAGTCCGTTACAATGAACCATAAAGTGGAAGTTTTGTGACGAGGGGAGAGGTGCGTGCATGCCGAAGGTACAGATCCGCAAAGGCCAAAAGAACCTCATCGGCCCGCGGCTCAAGGCGCTGCGCGTGGCGGCGAAGCTCTCCCAGCGCGCCCTTGCGCAGCGGCTGCAGCTGGCGGGCATGGATATGGATAAAAACGTGATCACCCGCATCGAGACCAACAAGCGCTACGTCACGGATATTGAGGTGCTGGCGCTGGCGCTGCATGTGCGCTACGCCTATCTCATAGACGGGCGGGGCGACCCATACACGGATGTTGAAGAATAAGGCCGCCTGCTTTGCGGGCGGCCTTTTTGATTTGTCCGTTGCCGTGGCCATGCGCCGGCTGTATAATACAGGTGTCCGCATTATGAGCACATTAAGGAGCTGTCGTGGCCATGGATCAAACAAAGCGCCGCCAGATCATCGGCATCTGCATCATCTTTATCCTGATCAACGGCGGCAACAACCTGTTTTTCACCTTTATGCCGCTGCACCTGCGCGATCTTGCGTTTGGCGACGCGGCCATCGGCACGCTGATGGCCATAGGCCCCTTTGTTTCCATCTTCGCCCAGCCCATGTGGGGCATGGCGGCCGACCACGCGGGCAACAAGTCCCGGGTGCTGACGCTGCTGTCCATCGGGGTGCTGCTTGCGGTGGTGATGTTCCTTTTCCCGGGCAACCTTGTCTATATGGCGCTTGCGCTGAGCGTGTATGCCTTCTTTCAGAACCCCATGGTGCCGCTGATCGACACGGTGACGCTGGAATACCTGGCCGAGACGCGCAGCACCACCCCCTACGGCGTGCTGCGTATGACGGGCACCGCGGCCTATGTGGTCATGGGCCTGATCGCGGGCGTGCTCAGCGGCAAAAGCGTCAGCGTGGCGTTTGTGGTCTACATCCCGCTGATCGTCATCGCCATTGCGGCCACGTTTATGCTGCCGCATGTGCGCGGCGGCCAGCAAAAGGGGCACAAAATGTCGCCCACCAAGCTTTTTAAGGACAAATGCTTTCTTGTGTTCATGCTCTTTGCGCTGGTGACCTCCATCACCTACGGCTTCAACAGCTCGTTCTTCCCCAACTACATGCGCGGCGAGCTGGGCGCAAGCAACCTGATGGTGGCGGTCAACATGTCGCTGGGCGCGGTGCTGGAGGTGTTTCTGCTGCTGTTTATCGACCGCATCGTGCAGCGCTTTACCATCAGCAAAACGTTGCTGTTCTGCAGCGCGGTCATGACCGTGCGCTGGCTGATGACCGCCTGTGTAACCAATGTGTGGGCGCTCATCGCGGTGCAGTTTTTCACCCAGCCCTTCTCCTGGGTGTTCATCACCTACTGCCTGGCGCGCTATGTGCAGACCCACGTGCCGCTGGAACTCAAGGCCACCGGCCAGACGGTGATGAGCGTGACGATGTCCTCCATCGCGCGCATCATCGGCAGCATGGGCGGCGGCTTTGTGCTGCAGGCCATGGGGGGCAACGCCGTGCAGCAGATGTACCTGTATATGGGCATTGGCCTTGCGGTCTCCACGGTGTTGTTTGCCATTGCCTTTGGCAGGCTCAAGCCGTCCGCGCCCGCGCAGCAGCTTGCCGCCTAAAATACGCGATCAAAGGAGGCGTGTCATGTTGGAACACACCCGCCGGCTGCTGGAACGCCTGCTGCAGCACGGTGAGAACCGCCCCATGGCGATCCCCGCGCTGTGGAACACCATGCGTTTTGATGGGGATATCGCGCGCGGACGGGCGGGCGAGATCGTGGTGCCTGCGCGGGATTTTTACGCGCATCTGCTTGCGCGCCTGATGCGGGCGCCCGCCAAAAGACGGCCCGCGGCAGGCGCGCAGGGGCGGGTGCTCTACAGCATGCTGCCCCGCATGCAGAGCGCGTGGGACGCACGCATGGACGACGATGTGGCGCCCGGCACGCTGCTGCGGACGATCTGCATCCTGCCGCGGCTAAAGGCGCTGGGGGTGGACACCCTCTATTTGCTGCCCATCTGCCAGGCGGGCATGCACTACAAAAAGGGCGCGCTGCCCAGCCCGTACGCGGTGCACGATTTCTTTGCGCTGGATCCGGCGCTGCACGATGCGGCGCTGGGCCCCTGCACGCCCCAGGTGCTGGAGGAGACGTTCGCGGCGCTGGTGGAGCTATGCCACCATCTGGGTATGGACGTGATGTGCGATTTTGTCTTTCGCACCTGCGCGCGCGACAATGTGCTGATGCGCGCGCATCCCGATTGGTTCTACTGGATCGATTTGCGCGCGCAGCATACCTTTGCGCCGCCGCGCGTGCCCGGCGTGGGGGAGAACACATCGCTCAACGCCAAGAACGCAGCGAGCGTCTACAAACGGGCGGATTTGCGGGGCTATCTTTCCGACTTCCGGCCCGATCCGCGCAGCATCGACGCTGCGCGCTGGCGGGAGATCAGCGGGGCAGAGGACCTGCTCGGTGCCATCGAGCGGGCCTATGGCATCACCACCGCGCCCGCGTTTTCCGATTGCATGAACGACCACCAGCCGCTGTGGACGGACGTCACCTACCTGCGCTACGACCTGGGCCGCAACGCGCTGGCGCAGGCGTATGTGCCCGAGGGCACGCCGCCCTACGTGCTGTTTGACAACATCAAGCTCAACGTGGTGCCGCCCGCGGTGCCCAACGCGGCGCTGTGGGAGTTGATGGCCGATTTGATCCCCTCCTATATCCGCCGCTTCGATATCGACGGGGCGCGCATCGATATGGGGCATGCGCTGCCCAAGGCGCTGCTGCGCCGCATCGTGGCGCGCGCACGGGCGTGTAAGCGGGACTTTCTTTTGTGGAGCGAGGAGTTTCAGACAGCCAAAAGCGTGCAGGCGCGCGCCGACGGGTTTGATTTTATCAGCGGGCCGCTGTGGAACGGGCTGGCCGCCTGGCAGAACCCCTACTTCAACCGGCGCGTACTGCGCGCGGGCAGTAGCGTGCTGCCGGTGGTATCGGCCCTGGAGATGGCCGACACGCCCCGCCTGGCCGAGCAGGTGCCCCGCAGGGAGGTGCGCGCATCGCTTGCGGTGCTCTCCATGCTGCTGCCCCAGAGCGTATGCTTGCTCAACAGCGGCATGTGCATCGGCGAGGTGCAGCCCATGAATTTGGGGCTGGGCAAGAGCGAAAAGGGGCGCTACGCCCTGCATGACGACGACCCCATGCAGGGGCGGCTGGCTTTTTTTGACGTCTACCGCATGCACTGGTGCAAAGAGCGGGACATCTGCAGCGAAGTGGCGGGCGCCACCCGCCTACGCCGCAGGTGGGCGCGCGTCATGGACCAGGCGCACTTTTATCCGCATCCGGTGATGGACGGCACCAACGTGTGGACGGCCTTTGCTTACGTTTCGGGGGAGAACGTGCTGCTGGTGGCGTTCAACCGCGGTAAGCGCCGCGCCAGCCTGCGCGCGCTGGGCACGCTGCCCCCGCTGGGCACGTTACAGAACGGGGAATGGCACATCGCCTATTACAACGGCACCTTTAACCTGCCCTGCGATGCCGCGCGGCTGCCGATGCTGGCGCCGGGCGAGCTGATCGTGCTGGAGCGGCGGGCGCCGCATACGAGCAACAGGAGGGACGAAGCATGAACAAACGCGTCGCGTATTTCTGCATGGAATTTGGTCTGCACGAGGATTTTCCCATCTATTCCGGTGGGCTGGGCATCCTGGCGGGCGATATCCTCAAGGCCGCGCATGACCTGGATCTGCCCATGGTGGGCGTGGGCATCCTGTGGCGGCAGGGATACGTCAACCAGCGCATCGACGCCGCGGGCAAACCGTACGACAGCTACTACGAGCGCAGCTATCCCTTCCTTACGGATACCGGCGTGGTGGTGGATGTGCCCATCCGCGGCCGGAACGTCCAAGCCAAGGTGTGGTGCTGCACGGCCTTTGACAACGTGCCGCTGTATTTGCTGGATACCTTCATCCCGGGCAACAACGACATGCTGCTCACCGGCCAGCTGTACGGCTGGTTTTCCGAGGAGCGCCTGGCGCAGGAGCTGATACTGGGCGTGGGCGGCCTGCGCGCGCTGGAGGCGCTGGGCATCCAGGCGGATATCATCCATTTCAACGACAGCCATCCGGTGGTAGCGGGGCTGGAGATGGTGCGCATGCGCATGCAGGAGGGCCTCTCGTTTGAAGAGGCGCTGCGCGCGGTGCGGCCGCACATCGTCTTTACCACCCACACGCCGGTGCTGGCGGGCAATGAGCGCTACGATCTGGACATCCTGCGCTACATGGGTGTGGGGGCGGGGCTGACCGACGTGCAGATGGAGGCCATCGGGGGCAAGCCCTTCGGCATGACGGTGGCGGGTCTGCGCCTGGCCAAGCGCGCCAACGCGGTAGCCCAGCTGCACGGACAGACGGCCCGCAAAATGTGGGCGCACGTCCAAAATGCCGCGGAGATCGACGCCATCACCAATGGCGTGCACAACGCAACCTGGCAGGATGCGCGCATGCGCGCCGACGCGGACGACCAGGCGCTTGCGCGGGCGCACGCCGATCTCAAGGGGGAGATGATCGCGCTGGTGCAGAGGCGCGCGGGCGTGACGCTCTCCCCCGATATCCTGACGGTGGGCTTTGCCCGCAGGGCCGCGCCCTACAAGCGCAGCGACCTGATCTTCCGCCGGCCGGAGGTGGTGGCGCCCTGGCTGCGCGCGGGCAAGCTGCAGATCGTCTTTTCCGGCAAGGCGCACCCCAACGACTACGAGGGCAAGGCCATCGTGGCCAACCTGGTGGGAAAAAGCCGGCAGTACCCGGGCAGCGTGGTCTTTGTGGAGGATTACGACATGCAGGTGGGCAAGGCGCTCACCCGCGGGTGCGACGTGTGGCTCAACAATCCCGTCCGGCCCATGGAGGCCAGCGGCACCTCGGGCATGAAGGCCGCGATGAACGGCGTGCTCAACGTCTCGGTGCTGGACGGCTGGTGGCCGGAGGGCTGCGCCGACGGCGTCAATGGCTGGGCCATCGGCGACGGCTACGAGGGGCCGGACTGCGATGCGGTGGACATGGCCGCGCTGTATGCGGTGCTGGGGGAAAAGGTCATCCCTACGTATTATCATAACCGCGCAAAGTGGCACGCGATGATGCGCGCGTCCATCGCGATGGCAAGCGAGCGCTTTTCCGCCGCGCGCATGCTGCGGGAGTACTACGCGCGCCTCTATCAGGCGTGAGGCGGCCCGCGTGCCAAACGTGTACCATGCAGCACAGTTTGATTGTAAAAACATTATTGTGCTGTAGGGCCTTGCAAGACCATACAGAATATGGTAATCTGATCCTGTACAAATAGTACACCTTTTTATCCGGATCGACACACCCCTGTATATGTCTGAAAACGACGTATGCAGGGTTTTTTTGTCTTTCTTTAGCATGATATTTGGTATAGTCAAAAAGGTGTGCATTCGTATCTATTTGACGCATTTTCCGCAGGGAAACAATTGGACCAGGGCCTGATGGCAGAACTGTGCGGCGCGCAGGCGCGCATCGGGCCGGCCACGAGCATAGGGAGGGTTTATCATGCAAACATCCAAAAAGGCCCGGCGCCGCATCGCCGTATTTGTTGCGGCCGTATTGGCGCTTGCGCTGATCCCTGCCACGGCTTTTGCCGCGGACGGGACACGCGAGACGCTGCAGGACGTTGCCGGAGGCACCGTGACTGCGGCGACCACCCAGCAGCAGCTGGAGACGATCTTTGGCGCGGGCGGCGCCACCATCACGGCCAACAGCGACGGCACCGCTACGGTGCAGCTGCAAAAAGACATTGTGCTGGCCCAGTATAAGAACATCACCTTTGGCAACTATGCCAGCGGCGCCTCGCAGCCGCGCATCATCTTTGACCTCAACGGCTGCACCATCTCCAGCACCAGCATCACCATTGCGAACGTGGGCAACCTGACCATACGCGATACCTCTGCTGAAAAAACAGGGGCCGTCGTCTATAACGGCGGGCAGTACATGGTTGCGGTCAACAACGTTGGCTACAGCATGCAGATTGAGGGCGGCACCTTTACCTGCAACGGCGCGGGCAGCGCAAGCTATAACGCGGCCATCAGCACGGCGGACGCCAGCACCACCCAGATCGACGGCGGCACCTTTGAAGGCGGCGCGGCGGGCGCGGTCATCTCCAATGGCAAAACCATTGTAAACGGCGGCACCTTTACCGGCGGCTACGGCTTTGTGGCAAAGGTGAGCAGCTCGGGCGTGGAGGGCAGCGTAGTGTTCCCTGAAGGATCGGACGCCTCGGTGACCGGCAGCAATGCGGCATTTTATCGGATCGAGGGGACGGGCGCCAACGCGGGCAAGGCGGGTTCATTTACTGTGGGAGGCGGCCAGTTTGACGCACCGGTGATCGTCAAGGAGAAGACGGACACCCTCGCAAGCACCACCACCATCACGGGTGGCACGTTTGCGGCGGAGCCCACCGCCTATGTGCCCGCCTCCAACGCATTGGCAGGCTATACCCCCGCCGGCAGCGACAAGACCGCCTACATTGTGGGCGCGCAAAAGATTGCACAGCAGGCAGCCTCGGCCACAGCGGGCGACAAGCTGGAGGTCCTTTCCGGCGATGTGGACCTGTCTGTTCGCGTGGAGGGCGTGACAATCACCAACACCGGCGCGGGTTCGGTGCAGGTCAACGGCCAGCAGGTGCCGCAGGGCGACGACGTGGTAACCCATATCCACCAGCTGCAAAAAACCGAGGCCAAATCTGCCACCTGCACAGCTGACGGCAATACCGCGTACTGGCACTGCAGCGGCTGCGGCAAGTACTTCAGCGATGAGAATGGCGCGGTGGAGATCGCGCTGAAAAACACCGTCGTCAAGGCCACGGGCCATCAGGTGACGGAGATCCGCGGCGCGAAGGAAGCGACGTGCACGGCAGAAGGGTACACGGGCGACACAGTCTGCGTGGCATGCGGCGAGATTCTGGAGCGGGGACTTGTCGTAGCGAAAATCCCCCACAGCTATCAAAACGGCAAGTGCACCGTCTGCGGGACGGCTGCGCCCACTGAGCCGGAAGCGCCGAAGACCAACCCCCAAACGGGCGACAGCAGCTTGCACTTCATCGCGCTGCTTCTGTTGGCGGGCGCGGCTGGCGCCGGGGTTTGCTTCGCTAAAAAGAAATACAGCGCCTGATAAACGTTTTGCCTTTTCGCGCCCCGCGCGGTTCTGCCGCGCAGGGCGCTTTTTGCGCGGCTGGCGCTGTGGTAGCGCCATGCGCTGCGCCGGTTGTACGGATGGAACGCCCCCGGCCGCAGGACGGCGTGGCGTTTTGCCTGCGCGCGGCGCCCCGCATGGCGCGCATCTGTATGGGGACAACCCGCATATACATATGGAGGCGCTTGCAAATGGGGCTGCAATACCGTATCATGGTAGTAACAATTTCGCGTTTTTACCCCATTTTTCACACAGATAAAGGAGGATACGGGTTTATGGCAATGGTAACGTCGAGTCGGGAAATTTCCAAGGAGGCGCAGGCGCTGCGTGACGGCATTGAGGACCGCGCGTGGTGGTTCCAGATGATGGTGCGCGGCTGCGACGCGCGGGGCGCGGATGCAGAGTCCATCGCGCTGGAGGCGACGTGGGAGTACGGGCGCGTGTGCGCCAAGGACTACAAGGTGGAAAAGCCGGTAGATTTTGTCAACTGCCTGATGGTGGGCCTGGGCGTGGACGCCTTTGAGATGGAGTTCATCGAGGCGGACGACGACCACGCGCTGCTGCGCTTTCATTACTGCCCGCTTGCGGCCAAGTGGGAGAAGATGGGGCTGTCCAAGGCGGAGATCAGCCGTCTGTGCCGCCTGGCGCGCCACGGCGACGAGGCGCGCATGAGCCTGTTCCCGCAGTTTGAGCTGACGTTCCCGCAGCTGATCGGGGAGGGGGACGGCGTGTGCGACCTGTTGGTGCGCCGCCGCTGAAAAACAGCGTAAACAAAGCGCCCCGCATAATGGCAGAGGAGCATAAAGAAGTATTACGAAAATACTAACCTATGCCAAGTGAACGGGAAATAAGAAACCTCTATGTGAATGGACGAACCATTTGTATAGAGGTTTTCTTTTGCTTCTTAAAATTTTTCAGCGTCCGCAGGACGCGCAGCCGTCACCGAATGGGGACGATCTTGAGGGCTTGGGGGTAATCCCTCAACAAGCATTTTGGCCGGTGCAATCCGGCTAAAATCGCAAAACATGTATATGTTTGCATTGCTTGCTGGTTTTATCCCGAATTCGGGATAAAATTGGTAAGCAATGCGGCTTTGTCCACGGCGATGCCAATAAGCTGGATTTCCCGGACGGGAGCTTTGATGCTGTGATCAGCAGCTACGTCTATCATAACATTATGGGTGCGGACAAGCGTGCCCTGCTGCTGGAAAGCCTGCGGGTACTGAAAAAGGGCGGCGTGTTTGTCCTGCATGACAATATGAAGCCGCAGATGTACGGCGACATGAACGCCTTTGTGGAGGAACTGAGGGGCATGGGCTTTGCCGAGGTTCAGTATGTGGAGACCGCAGAGAAAATTTTCGGCTCGAAGCAGCGTGCGGCTATGATGATGCTGGGCGATTCTGCTATGATCGTTGGAAGAAAATAATGCCGGAATCAGTAGGGATGCAATCCATATGAAAAGAGCTTATCATTCCGGCGGCTGGACTGCGCTTTTTGAGTCTGTAAACAAATTACAGGAGGACAAGTGATATGAAATACAACGGCTTTTATTTCTGGATGTTCAAGAGTCCGATGAAAGCAGTCCTGACGGAGAAATACGGCAACGCATATGCTGGGGAGACTATGAAAAAGAGCAAAAAAGTCTATCGTGAACTGGTCGGGAAAGCTGCCGACATTGGTGACGACAACCCAATGGCATACAACGAGCTGTTTGCACTCGCCTTTGTCGCACCTTACATAGCAAGCGGGAAGAAGATCCCCCCGGAGACGGTGCAGGAGATGATGCGGCGTTCGCTTTACCACATCAAGTGGTATTTTGCGAAAACCGACCTGAACACCGATAAGGGCAAGGCAGAGAACAAAAAGAGCATCGTGAAGTATGTCAAGTGGTACACGCCGGAAAAGGAAAAACAATATCCGACATCGTTCAAAGTGGACTTTGAGGGACAGCCTCATGAAGGAGCTTGCTACTACCGCATCACCCGCTGCCCCATCTGCGCCTATGCGGAAAAGCTGGGCGTTTCCGAGTTGATGCCGCTGTTCTGCGAGTTGGACGAGGTGATGATCACACTCCAGCACGGCGTGCTGCACAGAAAACAGACGCTGGCGAATGGCGGAGAGTATTGCGACTACTTTATTACCGGAAACAGAGAATAAACGGAGAAGCTCGTATCGGTCAATAGCTGATACGAGCTTCTTTTCATATTTTTTAGATTGTGTTTCTTCAGACCTTCCACCCGGCGGCCTGCTGCCGCTCCACCACGAAGCGGCGGTAGAGCCCGTCAACAGCAACCAGCTCGTCATGGGTGCCCTGCTGAACGATCTCGCCGTGATCGACCACAAAAATTTGGTCGGCATGGCGCACGGTTTTCAGCCGGTGGGCGATCATGATGACCGTCTTATCATGGGTCAATTCCGCAACGGCCTCCATCAGCTCCTTTTCATTTTCGGGGTCGACATTGGCGGTGGCTTCGTCCAGAATGATGATGGGTGCGTCCTTCATGATGGCGCGCGCAATGGAAATTCGCTGACGTTCGCCGCCCGAAAGCGTAGCACCGCCCTCGCCGATGACGGTGTCAAAGCCGTTCGGCAATGCCATGATAAAGTCGTAGCACCGCGCCTTCTTTGCTGCAGCCTTTACCTCCTCCATGGAGGCGTCGGGCTTGCCAAAGCGGATATTGTTGGCGATGGTGTCGGAGAACAGATAGACCCGCTGAAACACAAAGGAGAAATTGCGGATGAGGCTGTCGTAGCTGTACTCCCGCACATCGTGCCCACCAAGGCTCACGCTGCCGCCCTGCACGTCCCAGAACCGCGCCATGAGATTGCACAGCGTGGTCTTGCCACTTCCGGACGGACCGACGATGGCCACGGTGGTTTTCTCCGGGATGGTCAGGGACACATCGTGCAGGATGGGCTTGCTGTCATAGGAGAAATCCACATGGGACAGGGTGATGTCCTCCCGTTCCGGCGAAAGCTCCTCCCCGTCAATGTCCATGGGTTCTACGCGCAGAATTGCGCTTGCCTTATCTACGCCGATGTCGATGGAGCGGAACAAAGCCGAAAAGCTTCCGGCGCTGTCCAGCTGCTCAAAGAGGATGAACGAGCAGATCAGCATCAAAAGGCAGTTTGTCAGCTCCATGGTGCCGCTGAAGTAAAAGACGATAGCGGCCGCGCAGACGGCAACGCCGGTGAGCTTGTTGACAACAAACTGCGCCAGCATATAAAGCACCGACGGGATCTCCATAGCAAAGGACGCCCTGCGGGCTTCCTCCACAGCGCCGTGTACCTGCGTGGCAGAGTCGTGGGTCAGGTCGAAATTCTTGACCTCGGCGATGCCCTGCACATATTCCAGCACCTTGGACACAAGGCGCTCATCGGCATTGAACTTCCGCTGGGAAAGGGTCTGCTCCGCCCGCTGCATGGCGGCGTTGACGGCAAAGAACAGCACCAGTCCCGTCAGTGTGATCAGCCCCATGCGCCAGTCAAAGAGGAACATCATCGCTGCGATGATGCCGGAGGTCAGAAAGCCGCGGGTCGTGACCATGACGACGCGGGTAGCCACATTCGCCATGTTTTCCATGGTGTTGGTGGTGACGGACGTGACCTCGCCGAGGCTGTTGTCATTGAACCAGCCCATAGGCAGGTAGCGCAGGTGCTCGGCGATCTCGATGCGTTTGTTGGCGCAGGCGCGGTAGCCCGCACGGGTCTGGAGCATGGTAGCCTTCATGTTGATGGCAATCGTAATGATCAATGAGATCACGATAATGCCGAGGCTCGTCCATAAGGTTGCCATAGTGACGTTCCTTTCCAGCAGCGCCTGAATGACGATGGCGGCTGCCGGAATACGCATGGCAGAGCAAATGGCGCTGACCACGCCCAGCCAGATAGATGTTATAAACAGCCTGCGGTTGTCCACCCCGCAGAAGGCAAAAAATTTTTTCAGTGTCTTGAGCATTACGCCACCTCCCCGTCGTCTTTGACGCTGATGTGGGCCTCCCACATGGTTTGATAAAGGGGGCAGGACGCAAGAAGCTCCGCCTGCGTGCCGGTCGCTTCGATCTTGCCTTGATTGACAACAATGATCTGATCGGCGTCCGCAATGGTGGACAGCCGGTGGGCAATGACCAGCAGCGTCTTGCCCCGCACCAGCCTTCCCAGTGCCGACTGGATGACCGCCTCGTTTTCCGGGTCTGTGTAGGACGTTGCCTCGTCGAGAATGACGATCGGCGCGTCCTTCAGCATGGCACGGGCAATGGAGATGCGCTGCCGCTCACCGCCGGACAGATGCCCGCCGGATGCACCGCATACGGTCTGATAGCCGTTCTCCAGCCCCATGATGAACTCGTGGCAGCCGCATTTCTTCGCGGCGTCAATGACCTCCGCATCGGTCGCGCCCTTTCTGCCCATGCGGATGTTGTCCATGACAGAAAGGTCAAAGAGGTAGTTGTCCTGCGACACATAGGCGATGTGCTTCGTGCACTCCGCCAGCGGCAGCGTGCGAATGTCCACGCCGCCCAGGTCGATTTCTCCGTCCTTCACATCCCACAGGGAGGCGATGAGCCGGGCGATGGTGGATTTTCCACTGCCGGAAGGCCCGACCAATGCGTTGACCGTCCCCGGGGCAATGTGCAGATCGATTCCGTGCAGTACCTCCTTGTCGTGATAGGCAAAGCGGACGTCTTTCAGCTCGACGGCGTTGTCCGCAGGCAGCTTTTCCGCACGTTCCGGACGCTGCATATCCTCGCCGGACAGCACCTCCGCCACCTCACCCACGATGGTCGTCACCTGCGCGATGTCATCGGTGTAGGAAAAAGCGGTGATCAGCGGCTGCATAACGCCGAAGGACAGAACAATGACCGCGAGAAACGTCTCCGCCGACAGTGTGCCGTGCATATAGAGAAGGCAGCCCACCGGCAAGATGCCGAGAAGCGTCGAAGGGAGTATCGCCATTCCGGCCACCTGTCCGAACAAACTCCCGCGCATCCAGTCGATGAAGCAGTCCGCGCCCTCTTTTGCGGCGGAGACGAACTTTGCGTAGCTGGTCCTGGACTGACTGAAAGCCTTGATGACCTCAATGCCGTTGATGTATTCCACGGCGGTGTCGTTCAGTGCTTTTGTGGCGGTGACGGTGCGCTGGAATTT
Above is a window of Maliibacterium massiliense DNA encoding:
- a CDS encoding ABC transporter ATP-binding protein — its product is MKEIEPKRSAASWLAELAKGRYGEYALSVLTALLGVACSLIPYFIIIRLITALVNGTAELTYCLTLCAWMAGFWVLRYVLHSVSTSLSHHATFHVLANTRTRLLDKLATLPLGTVLDHSSGSYKNIIVERVDSIETTLAHLLPEMTANIVGALAVLVLLFLEDWRMGLSMFIVLPLGILCFMSMFSGYEEKFQRTVTATKALNDTAVEYINGIEVIKAFSQSRTSYAKFVSAAKEGADCFIDWMRGSLFGQVAGMAILPSTLLGILPVGCLLYMHGTLSAETFLAVIVLSFGVMQPLITAFSYTDDIAQVTTIVGEVAEVLSGEDMQRPERAEKLPADNAVELKDVRFAYHDKEVLHGIDLHIAPGTVNALVGPSGSGKSTIARLIASLWDVKDGEIDLGGVDIRTLPLAECTKHIAYVSQDNYLFDLSVMDNIRMGRKGATDAEVIDAAKKCGCHEFIMGLENGYQTVCGASGGHLSGGERQRISIARAMLKDAPIVILDEATSYTDPENEAVIQSALGRLVRGKTLLVIAHRLSTIADADQIIVVNQGKIEATGTQAELLASCPLYQTMWEAHISVKDDGEVA
- a CDS encoding ABC transporter ATP-binding protein; this translates as MLKTLKKFFAFCGVDNRRLFITSIWLGVVSAICSAMRIPAAAIVIQALLERNVTMATLWTSLGIIVISLIITIAINMKATMLQTRAGYRACANKRIEIAEHLRYLPMGWFNDNSLGEVTSVTTNTMENMANVATRVVMVTTRGFLTSGIIAAMMFLFDWRMGLITLTGLVLFFAVNAAMQRAEQTLSQRKFNADERLVSKVLEYVQGIAEVKNFDLTHDSATQVHGAVEEARRASFAMEIPSVLYMLAQFVVNKLTGVAVCAAAIVFYFSGTMELTNCLLMLICSFILFEQLDSAGSFSALFRSIDIGVDKASAILRVEPMDIDGEELSPEREDITLSHVDFSYDSKPILHDVSLTIPEKTTVAIVGPSGSGKTTLCNLMARFWDVQGGSVSLGGHDVREYSYDSLIRNFSFVFQRVYLFSDTIANNIRFGKPDASMEEVKAAAKKARCYDFIMALPNGFDTVIGEGGATLSGGERQRISIARAIMKDAPIIILDEATANVDPENEKELMEAVAELTHDKTVIMIAHRLKTVRHADQIFVVDHGEIVQQGTHDELVAVDGLYRRFVVERQQAAGWKV